One window of the Candidatus Jettenia sp. genome contains the following:
- the acsA gene encoding acetate--CoA ligase, translating into MKNVEIINKKPVTAGLVDYEKIHKEFSWEIIKREFDIDDDKVNIAYEAIDKHAKTWRKNKVALYWEGADGTCQKYTFLEMKKLSDKCANMLRALGVKRGDRVFIFLPRLPELYVGMVAIAKLGAIAGPMFSAFGPDAVRDRLQNSEAKVLITTPELKERVDAVLWELPKLEHIVLVNHKEDEELEEGNVCYKTLMRDASDTFEMEWVELEDPLYILYTSGTTGRPKGVTHVHNDMVSHYITTQWVLDLRDDDVYWCTADPGWVTGTVYGLWGPWLNGISFYVFDGRFDAAKWYEIIQNYKVTVWYTAPTALRMLMKAGDDLVKEYDLSSLRYICSVGEPLNPEVIKWGLKVYGLPIHDNWWQTETGSIMIANYPCLPIKPGSMGKPFPGIEAAIIDGTGSKLSAGQHGLLALKPGWPSMLRAVWGDEKRFKEYFNINGWYATGDTAYKDEDGYFWFVGRADDVINTSGHRVGPFEVESALLEHRAVAESGVIGKPDAERGEIIKAFVVLREGYKPSHELEEELKIFIRHRLAAHAYPKEIEFCANLPKTRSGKIMRRLLKAKDLGLPTGDISTLED; encoded by the coding sequence ATGAAAAATGTGGAAATTATTAATAAAAAACCTGTAACTGCAGGTCTTGTGGATTATGAGAAGATCCATAAGGAATTTTCCTGGGAGATTATTAAGAGAGAATTTGATATAGATGATGATAAGGTAAATATTGCCTACGAAGCAATTGATAAGCATGCTAAAACCTGGCGGAAGAACAAAGTCGCATTATATTGGGAAGGCGCTGATGGTACTTGTCAGAAGTATACATTTCTGGAAATGAAAAAACTTTCTGACAAATGCGCAAATATGCTCCGGGCGTTGGGGGTAAAAAGAGGAGATCGCGTTTTTATATTTCTACCCCGTTTACCGGAGCTTTATGTTGGTATGGTAGCAATCGCAAAACTTGGTGCTATTGCCGGACCGATGTTTTCTGCTTTTGGACCAGATGCCGTTCGTGATCGGTTACAGAATAGTGAGGCCAAGGTATTAATTACCACGCCTGAGCTAAAAGAGCGTGTTGATGCCGTATTATGGGAATTACCAAAATTAGAACACATTGTGCTCGTCAATCATAAAGAGGATGAAGAACTCGAAGAGGGGAATGTATGTTATAAGACATTAATGAGGGATGCATCCGATACATTTGAAATGGAATGGGTGGAACTGGAAGACCCGCTTTACATCCTGTATACTTCAGGGACTACGGGAAGACCCAAGGGAGTAACGCATGTACATAATGATATGGTCTCACATTACATTACTACACAATGGGTGTTAGATTTGAGAGATGACGATGTCTATTGGTGTACGGCTGATCCAGGGTGGGTAACAGGAACAGTATACGGCTTATGGGGGCCGTGGCTGAACGGCATCTCCTTTTATGTTTTTGACGGCCGGTTTGATGCTGCCAAGTGGTATGAAATTATTCAGAATTATAAAGTTACTGTATGGTATACTGCACCGACGGCTTTACGAATGTTAATGAAAGCCGGTGATGATCTTGTAAAAGAATACGATTTAAGCAGCTTGCGGTATATTTGTAGTGTGGGTGAACCACTTAACCCAGAGGTAATAAAGTGGGGTTTAAAGGTCTATGGTTTACCAATCCATGATAATTGGTGGCAGACGGAAACGGGGTCTATTATGATCGCAAATTATCCGTGTTTACCTATAAAGCCTGGCTCAATGGGAAAACCTTTTCCGGGTATTGAAGCGGCTATTATCGATGGTACAGGGAGTAAGTTATCTGCGGGGCAGCATGGACTGTTGGCTTTAAAACCTGGCTGGCCATCCATGTTAAGGGCCGTATGGGGTGATGAGAAGCGATTTAAAGAGTATTTCAATATTAATGGATGGTATGCAACCGGCGACACGGCATATAAAGATGAGGATGGCTATTTCTGGTTCGTAGGAAGGGCTGATGATGTAATTAACACGTCCGGTCATAGAGTAGGTCCCTTTGAGGTAGAGAGTGCCTTGCTTGAGCATAGGGCCGTAGCAGAGTCTGGTGTAATTGGTAAACCTGATGCTGAGCGGGGAGAAATTATCAAGGCCTTCGTAGTGCTTCGGGAAGGTTACAAGCCATCGCATGAATTAGAGGAAGAACTCAAGATATTTATAAG